The sequence below is a genomic window from Mycobacterium heidelbergense.
TGCGATCCGGCCGCGGCGGGCCCGAGCTGATCCCGGTGCTGCGTGACACCGGGTTGGCGATGATCGTGTGGGCGACCGCGGTGGCGGCCGCCCTGGCCCTGGCGCACTGACCGTGCGCCCGCGCGGGCGCCATCAGTCCCGGTCCTCGCCGCGCAGCCGGGCTTGCAGCGCCTCGCGTTCCCGGCGCCGGCGTTCGCCGGCTACGGCCAGCGCGACGGTGGCGCGCCGACGCAGCGGGCCGAACAGCCAGATGCCCAGGGGCATCGCGATGATCAGGGCGAACAACGCGGCGACGACGACCGGGAACTGGGTGACCCCCAGCAGCCGCGCGACCCCGCAGATGGCGCCGGTAAGCACGGCCACCAGCGCCAACCGCGCCGCCGCGTAGAGCAAGACGTCGACCACCACACGATTTCCGGCGCGCTGCGCCGGGCCATCGCCAGTGCCGTTGTCGCTAGGTCTTTCTGACACAACCCGAGCCTACGGCGCGGGTATATTCGCTCAAAGGAGGTGTTGAGTGCTCTACCTGC
It includes:
- a CDS encoding DUF4229 domain-containing protein, with amino-acid sequence MSERPSDNGTGDGPAQRAGNRVVVDVLLYAAARLALVAVLTGAICGVARLLGVTQFPVVVAALFALIIAMPLGIWLFGPLRRRATVALAVAGERRRREREALQARLRGEDRD